In the genome of Lacerta agilis isolate rLacAgi1 chromosome 2, rLacAgi1.pri, whole genome shotgun sequence, one region contains:
- the ATP5F1B gene encoding ATP synthase subunit beta, mitochondrial, which yields MLGFAGRCCASSAASLLRGVRSAPSPLQDLLKLRGGVASAATEARRNYAAQAAPAAKAGVATGHIVAVIGAVVDVQFDDDLPPILNALEVQGRDTRLVLEVAQHLGENTVRTIAMDGTEGLVRGQKVLDSGAPIRIPVGPETLGRIMNVIGEPIDERGPITTKQLAAIHAEAPTFVEMSVEQEILVTGIKVVDLLAPYAKGGKIGLFGGAGVGKTVLIMELINNVAKAHGGYSVFAGVGERTREGNDLYHEMIESGVINLKDTTSKVALVYGQMNEPPGARARVALTGLTVAEYFRDQEGQDVLLFIDNIFRFTQAGSEVSALLGRIPSAVGYQPTLATDMGTMQERITTTRKGSITSVQAIYVPADDLTDPAPATTFAHLDATTVLSRAIAELGIYPAVDPLDSTSRIMDPNIVGQEHYDVARGVQKILQDYKSLQDIIAILGMDELSEEDKLTVARARKIQRFLSQPFQVAEVFTGHAGKLVPLKETIKGFKAILAGEYDHLPEQAFYLVGPIEEAVAKAEKLAEEH from the exons ATGTTGGGTTTCGCGGGTCGCTGCTGCGCCTCTTCGGCCGCCTCCTTGCTGCGGGGCGTgcggagcgcgccgagcccgctCCAGGACCTGCTGAAACTCCGCGGCGGGGTCGCCTCAGCTGCCACCGAGGCCC GACGGAACTATGCTGCACAGGCGGCTCCTGCAGCTAAAGCTGGAGTTGCCACTGGGCACATTGTGGCAGTCATTGGTGCTGTGGTGGATGTCCAGTTTGATGATGACCTGCCGCCGATCCTCAATGCACTTGAGGTGCAAGGCAGAGATACACGGCTGGTGCTGGAGGTAGCACAGCACTTAG GTGAGAATACGGTTCGTACCATTGCTATGGATGGTACTGAAGGCTTGGTGAGAGGCCAAAAAGTTTTGGACTCTGGTGCACCCATCAGAATTCCTGTAGGACCTGAGACCCTTGGCAGAATCATGAATGTGATTGGAGAGCCAATTGATGAAAGAGGCCCAATAACAACCAAACA ACTTGCTGCTATTCATGCTGAAGCACCAACGTTTGTTGAGATGAGTGTTGAGCAAGAAATCCTTGTGACTGGCATTAAAGTTGTAGATCTCCTTGCACCATATGCCAAGGGTGGTAAAATTG GGCTGTTTGGTGGTGCTGGTGTAGGCAAGACAGTACTGATCATGGAGCTTATCAACAATGTTGCCAAAGCCCATGGCGGCTACTCAGTGTTTGCTGGTGTTGGGGAAAGAACTCGTGAAGGAAATGACTTGTACCATGAAATGATTGAATCTGGAGTCATCAACTTGAAGGATACCACATCCAAG GTCGCACTTGTTTACGGACAGATGAATGAGCCTCCTGGTGCTCGTGCCAGGGTTGCTCTAACTGGATTGACCGTGGCTGAATATTTCAGAGACCAAGAAGGTCAAGATGTACTGCTCTTCATTGACAACATTTTCCGTTTCACACAAGCTGGATCTGAG GTGTCTGCCTTGCTGGGCAGAATTCCCTCAGCTGTGGGGTACCAGCCTACTCTAGCAACTGATATGGGTACCATGCAAGAGAGAATCACAACAACTCGGAAGGGATCTATCACATCTGTGCAG GCCATTTATGTACCAGCTGATGACTTAACTGATCCAGCCCCTGCGACTACATTTGCCCACTTGGATGCCACCACCGTGTTGTCTCGTGCCATTGCTGAATTGGGCATTTACCCAGCTGTGGACCCTCTAGATTCCACCTCTCGTATCATGGATCCCAATATTGTGGGGCAGGAGCATTATGATGTGGCCCGTGGGGTGCAAAAGATTTTGCAG GACTACAAGTCCCTCCAGGACATCATTGCTATTTTGGGTATGGATGAGTTGTCTGAAGAGGATAAGCTTACCGTGGCTCGTGCCCGTAAAATTCAGAGGTTTCTGTCCCAGCCCTTCCAGGTTGCTGAAGTTTTCACTGGCCATGCAGGCAAGCTGGTACCCCTAAAGGAAACCATCAAGGGCTTCAAAGCGATCCTGGCAG GAGAGTATGACCACCTCCCTGAGCAGGCTTTCTACTTGGTGGGGCCTATTGAGGAAGCTGTGGCAAAGGCTGAGAAGCTGGCTGAAGAGCACTAA
- the LOC117040704 gene encoding autophagy-related protein 101, which translates to MNCRSEVLEISVEGRQIEEAMLAVLHTILLHRSTGKFHYKKEGTYSIGTVGTQDVDCDFIDFTYVRVTSDELDRALRKAVGEFKDALRNSGNDGMGQVSLEFYQKKKSRWPFSDECIPWEVWTVKVNVVSLANEQERQICREKVGEKLCEKIINIVEVMNRHEYLPKMPTQSEVDNVFDTGLRDVQPYLYKIAYQITDSLGTSVTTTMRRLIKDTLAL; encoded by the exons ATGAACTGTCGTTCAGAGGTACTGGAGATATCAGTGGAGGGGCGCCAGATTGAAGAAGCGATGCTCGCTGTTTTGCATACCATATTGCTCCATCGCAGCACAGGGAAGTTCCACTACAAGAAGGAAGGGACCTACTCCATTGGGACAGTTGGCACGCAAGATGTTGACTGTGACTTCATTGATTTTACCTATGTTAGAGTTACTTCCGATGAGCTTGACCGGGCATTGAGAAAAGCTGTTGGGGAATTCAAG GATGCGCTGCGGAACTCGGGCAATGATGGGATGGGCCAGGTCTCGCTGGAGTTCTACCAGAAGAAGAAATCACGGTGGCCATTCTCTGACGAGTGTATCCCATGGGAAGTGTGGACAGTCAAAGTGAACGTGGTGAGCCTGGCTAATGAGCAGGAGCGGCAGATCTGTCGTGAGAAGGTTGGTGAGAAACTCTGTGAGAAGATCATCAACATTGTAGAAGTGATGAACCGACATGAGTACCTGCCCAAGATGCCCACCCAGTCTGAGGTGGACAATGTCTTTGATACGGGGCTGCGGGATGTCCAGCCCTACCTGTACAAGATTGCTTACCAGATCACTGACTCACTTGGAACCTCTGTCACTACAACCATGCGGCGCCTCATCAAGGATACCCTGGCACTCTGA